The sequence TATTAAAGAACAATTGATGTTTGGACTCAGTATCACAATCCCAAACAGTAACAGCAAATCGTTCCCCAATCTTAATACTGTCAACGCATTCTTTATCCCAATTTGGCAAAATATGCTCTTTAACGCCAACTGCTGGTAAACGGAGCCTGCCTCGGATCTCACTGTCTGTAATTCTCTTCTTGATAACCCAAGGGTCAAAACCAATAGACCCTTCTCCTTTTTCAACTTGATGGCCatcaattttcattcttttgtttcCACTAGATGTAGCTGGCAGAGAGGGATTGGCCAGGTTTTCATTTGCTGTCCCCTTCTGGGGGATGTAAGAACCACAACCCAACTTCAATTCTGTTGAAACCTCTTCAGATTCAGTATGAGTTTTGATTTGAAACACTTTTTCTTGATGATTGTCTGGAATAGGTAGAAAATTATGGAAGATAGGTTCTTCCTCTGTACTTTCAGAAGCAGAGGAAACAATAATCTCATCAGTTGTGAGATTATCTTTCTTGGCCTCGAGTGTTTCCAATGAAAGTTCTCTGTTTTGgccatcttttccttcttggtTTCGCTTGGTTTGTAGCACACTCATAGGCTTCTTCATGGCTTCAGAGAGTGAAATGCAGGACCTTAGGCTTAGAAGAAA is a genomic window of Quercus lobata isolate SW786 chromosome 2, ValleyOak3.0 Primary Assembly, whole genome shotgun sequence containing:
- the LOC115970720 gene encoding putative B3 domain-containing protein At1g78640, which produces MKKPMSVLQTKRNQEGKDGQNRELSLETLEAKKDNLTTDEIIVSSASESTEEEPIFHNFLPIPDNHQEKVFQIKTHTESEEVSTELKLGCGSYIPQKGTANENLANPSLPATSSGNKRMKIDGHQVEKGEGSIGFDPWVIKKRITDSEIRGRLRLPAVGVKEHILPNWDKECVDSIKIGERFAVTVWDCDTESKHQLFFNKETGTNATYGFIGQWTEEFVSRRGLKKDDEIGLYWDRINKRFCFSILNRASSD